One genomic window of Candidatus Hydrogenedentota bacterium includes the following:
- the atpG gene encoding ATP synthase F1 subunit gamma → MPSLQDIRRRIASVKSTQKITKAMKMVAAAKLRRAQDAIVSARPYAYNMRDLTKRLAARADRESHPLLSPGRSETVALIVVTSDRGLCGGFNSNLVNTTMRVLREDFAGKPVELIIIGRKGVEALRRRPCTIRATHVGVFEKYSVTASGRIIEEAANDFVDGRYGEVYCLYNEFKSAISQKVIVERLLPYELPEESPGADIPYIYEPGESAILFSLLVKNIHVQMHRIFLESAASEQGARMAAMDSATKNAGDVIDRLTLKYNRARQDAITKEVVEVVSGAEAL, encoded by the coding sequence ATGCCCAGCCTGCAGGACATACGGCGGCGGATTGCCAGCGTCAAAAGCACGCAGAAGATCACCAAGGCCATGAAAATGGTCGCCGCGGCCAAGTTGCGCCGCGCACAGGACGCCATTGTCAGCGCGCGGCCCTATGCCTACAATATGCGCGATCTGACCAAACGCCTTGCGGCACGCGCCGATCGCGAAAGCCATCCGTTACTGAGTCCGGGCCGCAGTGAGACCGTGGCGTTGATCGTGGTAACGTCCGACAGGGGACTCTGCGGCGGTTTCAATTCAAACCTCGTAAATACGACGATGCGGGTCTTGCGCGAGGATTTCGCGGGCAAGCCGGTTGAATTGATTATTATCGGGCGCAAGGGCGTCGAGGCGTTGCGACGCCGCCCCTGCACCATCCGGGCCACCCATGTCGGCGTTTTCGAGAAATACTCGGTTACGGCTTCCGGCCGGATTATCGAAGAGGCCGCGAACGATTTCGTGGACGGCCGGTATGGCGAAGTGTACTGCCTGTACAACGAGTTCAAGTCGGCCATTTCGCAAAAAGTGATTGTCGAAAGGCTGCTGCCGTACGAATTGCCCGAGGAATCCCCGGGCGCCGACATTCCCTATATTTACGAACCCGGCGAGAGCGCGATCCTGTTCTCGCTGTTGGTGAAAAACATCCATGTGCAGATGCACCGCATCTTCCTTGAATCCGCGGCCAGCGAGCAGGGCGCGCGCATGGCGGCGATGGATTCCGCCACGAAGAATGCGGGCGATGTCATAGACCGTTTGACCCTCAAATACAACCGCGCGCGCCAGGATGCGATTACCAAGGAAGTGGTGGAAGTCGTAAGCGGCGCCGAAGCACTCTAG
- the atpA gene encoding F0F1 ATP synthase subunit alpha translates to MEIKARADEITQIIRQQISGFKWNVDVAEVGTVILAGDGIARIYGLEKAMAGELLEFDHGVTGMVLNLEEDNVGAVLFGEYERVCEGDTVKRTGRIASVPVGEALIGRVVNALGVPVDGRGPIESAQYNPVERIAPGIVDRQPVKRPLQTGLKAVDSMTAIGRGQRELIIGDRQTGKTAIALDAIINQKGQDCICIYVAIGQKRSTVARVIQELREHGAMDYTIVVSAAASEAAPLQYLAPYSGCAMGEFFSDNGKHALIVYDDLSKHAAAYRQLSLLLRRPPGREAYPGDVFYLHSRLLERASCMSDARGGGSLTALPIIETQAGDVSAYIPTNVISITDGQIYLESNLFYSGVRPAVNPGISVSRVGGAAQVKAMKKVAGMLRLNLAQYRELESFAQFGSDLDKATQAQLNRGARLVEILKQPQYKPLPVEKQVLIIFAATKGYLDNISVQAIARYEQELYAYFDTQAKDLQDELARTGDLSDSLMPKIEQAVKYFTENVWKEGGHE, encoded by the coding sequence ATGGAAATTAAGGCGCGCGCGGACGAGATTACCCAAATCATCCGCCAGCAGATTAGTGGGTTCAAGTGGAACGTGGACGTCGCCGAAGTCGGGACGGTCATTCTCGCGGGAGATGGCATCGCCCGCATCTACGGCCTTGAGAAGGCCATGGCGGGCGAACTGCTCGAATTCGATCACGGCGTGACCGGCATGGTCCTCAATCTCGAAGAGGACAATGTCGGCGCGGTGTTGTTCGGCGAATACGAGCGTGTGTGCGAGGGCGACACGGTCAAGCGCACGGGACGTATCGCATCGGTTCCGGTTGGCGAGGCGCTGATTGGGCGTGTCGTGAATGCCTTGGGCGTTCCGGTGGATGGACGTGGGCCCATTGAATCCGCGCAGTACAATCCGGTCGAACGCATCGCGCCGGGTATCGTGGACCGCCAACCGGTCAAGCGTCCGCTTCAGACCGGATTGAAAGCGGTAGACTCGATGACGGCCATCGGGCGCGGACAGCGCGAATTGATCATCGGCGACCGCCAAACCGGAAAAACGGCCATCGCTCTTGACGCCATCATCAACCAGAAGGGTCAGGACTGTATCTGTATTTATGTGGCCATCGGCCAGAAACGCTCAACCGTGGCGCGCGTCATCCAGGAACTGCGCGAGCACGGCGCGATGGACTATACCATCGTGGTCAGCGCCGCGGCGTCGGAAGCCGCCCCGCTCCAATATCTGGCGCCCTATTCGGGCTGCGCGATGGGTGAATTTTTTAGCGACAACGGCAAGCATGCGTTGATCGTCTATGACGATTTGTCAAAACACGCGGCGGCTTATCGCCAACTTTCGTTGTTGCTGCGCCGTCCGCCCGGCCGCGAGGCGTATCCCGGCGACGTGTTCTACCTGCATTCGCGCCTGTTGGAACGCGCGTCCTGCATGAGCGATGCGCGAGGCGGGGGATCGTTGACCGCGCTTCCTATCATCGAGACACAGGCCGGGGACGTGTCGGCCTACATCCCGACGAACGTCATCTCCATCACCGACGGCCAGATCTATCTCGAATCCAACCTGTTCTATTCGGGCGTGCGCCCGGCAGTCAACCCCGGCATCAGCGTGTCCCGCGTGGGCGGCGCCGCGCAGGTCAAGGCTATGAAGAAAGTCGCGGGCATGTTGCGTTTGAATCTGGCGCAATACCGCGAACTCGAATCGTTTGCCCAGTTCGGCAGCGACCTCGACAAGGCCACGCAGGCGCAATTGAACCGCGGCGCGCGGCTCGTCGAAATCCTGAAACAACCGCAGTACAAGCCATTGCCGGTCGAAAAGCAGGTATTGATTATCTTCGCTGCGACGAAAGGGTATCTGGACAATATTTCGGTACAGGCCATCGCGCGGTACGAGCAGGAATTGTACGCGTATTTCGACACGCAGGCGAAGGATCTCCAGGATGAACTTGCGCGAACCGGCGATCTCAGCGATTCGCTGATGCCAAAAATCGAACAAGCCGTGAAGTACTTTACCGAAAACGTCTGGAAAGAGGGCGGACACGAGTAA
- the atpH gene encoding ATP synthase F1 subunit delta, whose protein sequence is MRGTLLADRYARALRGAITDSALLEEASHVLNRLAALHAGNSDFRMAMENPVIEMAARRRLLDAVLEALAAPPEVSRLLHTMLERNRMAALPQVASRFESHINEWLNRVEASVVTAVPLTPELETKLVHSLQRFSGKTVYLKCKVDPGIIGGLAVYMRGVFFDFSVRTRLERLKQKLLTEEMTHGN, encoded by the coding sequence ATGAGAGGAACGTTGCTGGCGGACCGATACGCGCGGGCCCTGCGCGGGGCGATTACCGATTCGGCGCTGCTTGAAGAGGCCTCGCATGTGCTCAACAGGCTGGCGGCGCTTCATGCCGGCAATTCCGATTTCCGGATGGCGATGGAAAATCCCGTGATTGAGATGGCGGCCCGGCGCCGGCTGCTCGATGCGGTGCTGGAGGCCCTTGCGGCGCCCCCGGAAGTGTCGCGGCTTTTGCATACAATGCTTGAGCGCAACCGCATGGCGGCGTTGCCGCAGGTTGCGTCACGATTTGAAAGCCATATCAACGAGTGGCTGAACCGCGTCGAGGCGTCGGTCGTGACGGCGGTGCCGCTGACCCCGGAATTGGAAACCAAACTCGTGCACAGCCTGCAGCGGTTTTCCGGCAAGACCGTGTATCTGAAGTGCAAAGTGGATCCCGGCATCATCGGCGGTCTCGCGGTGTATATGCGGGGCGTATTCTTCGATTTCAGCGTACGAACGCGATTGGAACGGCTCAAACAGAAACTCCTTACGGAGGAGATGACGCATGGAAATTAA